The window aagagctaaaactataaaactcttaaaataaagGAGTAAATCATCATGACcttagatttggcaatggattcttagatataaCATCAACAGCAtaagtaacaagaaaaaattgaagaattaggcttcatcaaaattaaaatcttttgtgcatTAAAGAACATTACAAGatggggcccagccccgtggccaagtggttaagtttgtgtgctccacttcagcggcccagggtttcgccagttcagatccacagacatggcaccgttcatcaagccatgctgaagtggcatcccacatgccaaaactaacaggacccacaactaaaaatatacaactgtgtaccaggggactttggcgagaaaaaggaaaaataaaatcttagaaaaaaaaaattccttttaagtGCTTATCAACATTAACTGTATATTTTCACTGCtcttaaattacagaaaatttatgGGGAATACTTAGAATCTCCACATAACAACAACAGcgttttttttcccttgaggactTATTAAATGCAAGGCCCATATTAAGTGCTCTGGGCTTTGCCCAAATTCATGTTATCAAATGCTCATAAAAACCCTAAGGCATCGATGTGAtcattatctacattttacaacAAGAAATTGTAAAACGTAAAGATTAATAACTATTGACCTTGAAATGTGACTAGCATGAACAAGGAACTGAATATTTAATTGAACtttaattaaaacacaaaagCGATATAAAACGTTTTTCAATTAAACATAACTTTATTGTTTTGGTATGACTCTATTTCACCTCAAGCACTGAAAATTTGGCATCCAAAGTGAGAAGTGCTGTAACAGTAAAATATGCACCAGATTTTGAAAACTTAGTATGAAGATATGAATGTAAAATAcctcaatttatttatattacatgttgaaataatattttagatatattggttTAAATAGGATGCATTATCACAATTTTaagtgtttctttttactttttaaaatgtgaacagaaatttttaaattacatgagTGGCTGGCATTATATTTCCATTAAACTGTGCTGCTTTAGACTCAATACCACTACACCACGCTGCCTCTCCCAGTCGACGCCAATAATGCGTCTTAAACAAaatcatacatatatgtatgtatgtatgaacATACATACAAATCTCAAACAAGACTTAGTTGTCACCACTCAAGTCTCCTCATAGATTCTCTGGAAAAACTCCCTGCCCTTTTCACATAGACCTCTCTTCACAAAACTCCAATCATGTTCCCACTCCTAAATGTCTCTAAAGCCACCTTTGTCACTTACTGATTGGAATCAAACCATCTCCTACCTTGCTTTGTTTGAAAATCAAGTCTGTGAATAAAATCAAAGGTATCTGTTATGTTATTCCACCCAACCACTGGTCTCTTCCTTAACGAGTCAAATTCTACAATAAGTCCTCAATTTATCCTCCACGAGTTCTATTTCTGTGTCacctttggggaagaaaagagcagagaggggaagtgaaCGATTTACCCAGTGGGGATGTGAATATTAACTGGGCAGGAACAGGGTATTTGGAAAGGCACGGGAAGACAGAGGGACCCGTCTCTATGGTCTCATTATTAATCAGGAAAGGGAGGCCTAGGGACCAGGTAAATGGATAGGTCAATTAGGCAGGGCAATCTAGGAgaaggaaagcaaatattttatgttctgtaaaacaaaaatgtgtgaCAACAAAAAGTAAACATGAACTGACCTTGAACGGGCCATTATGTAAGTGGCAATGCTCTCCTCCACTTCAGGAGCCTTCTCTGGCAGAACTATAGGACCAAGAAGAAGGGACTTGTGAAACCCTGGACTGGCTAAATACGCACACACTGTTCACCACCAGACATGGCCCATCGCCCACCACAAATACATCCAGATGGAAGTAGGAGGGAAACTAGAATACTGCTGACTTTTGCCATTATCAGAGGAAAAGGTCAGCATCACCTCTGCCTAGAGCTGGAATGGAAGTGCACCGCAGTTTAAGAGGGCATAGCTCAGGGAATGCTGGGGTTCTGAAACGTGTAAATGCCCTCCAAAGTGCATCCAGAGAGGTTCACCCAGGAAGGAATCCTACACCTGTGCCCTCCCCCTCATGTTTTCCCAGAAGCCTATCCTGAAGTCAAGCGCAAGCCTAAATTCGCACCCCATGACTTGGGATGTACTCTCCCCTTGGCACTTTCATTCTAGGGGTGAAATTCATGACTTCCTCCCGATGACCATTTCTCTACAGCTACATCGAAGTGGCTGTAGGGTGTAAAGACAGGAGAGAATACAGGGAAACACGTTCCAAGAAACCAGGGAACCTACAACTGGACTCACTTCACCAACGCCCCCTGTGTTAAGCACTAGGCTGGGTGCTGGCGACAAGGTGAGacatctatgtgtgtatatataagaAAGTGTTTACAGGCTCACTGGAAAAAAACAAGCTCCAAACTGCTACAAGctcactgaaaaaaaacaaaaacactccaCTTCGTTAACACAGTCGGTCACAGCTATTACAGGATGACTGGGTCACAGTGTCAGCCCCCCTCGTCACCAAAGACCCTGGTCACCCAATAGGCCCCGCCCCCTCTGACAGTTCCCACGAGCTCAATCAGCCGCCCAGGGCCCCGTCACACTCACACTGTTTCTCCCTCTCACTGACACGCGCGGACTAACTCCACAGTGACGCCGTCACAGACGAGCCCCCGCAGCCCCGTGCTCCGCGGCTCACGCACACACAGGCTCGAGGCTCCAATGTCCCCTCCGCGCCCCGGGCGCTTGAGGCCTCACCGCGAGCCCCTCCCGCAGCCGAACTGGGTCACCTCAACTCACCCGGCTTAACCCAGTAACCACGAAGACACCGGAAGGGGAACCAAGGGTCGAAGTTCTCGCGGCCCTGGGGCCTGTGGGAAACGTAGTGCAGAAACGAAAACGTCCCGCTCGTGGCTCGTGGGAGGCCTGGGGCCGCTCGCCGCGGCCGAGGGTCGCCGCTGTGGCTCTTCCAGACTCCCAAGAGCCAGGTGATGGTCTGGGAGCgaggtgagggggtgggaggaacCAGAACCCAGCACCCAAGCCCAGGAAGCAGTTGCAAACCAGGGCCCCGGGGCGCAGCAAAGGGAAGCGGAAGCCCGGCCGTGGCGGCCGAGGAGGGAAACGGAAGAAGCCGGGCCCGGGAGGACCGGGTGCGAGCCGGAAACCCGCCGGGAAGGGCCGAGGCGGGGGAGCCGGGCCGGGGAGGGCCGAGGCGGCGCCCGGAGCTCGGGCCGAGAGCGAGGGCTGGAGCCGCAGCCGGCGGAGGCTCGGTTCGCTCAGGCCTGTGCGTGCGGGACCCGGGGTTCGCGGTCGTGGACCAGGTGACGGATGGTGTTAGTGGTCTTGCTTTTGTCCGTTTGGCCCCTTGAGAAAGCCCCAGGGCGGCGTAGCGAACGCTGTGCGCGTGTGGCTCCCTGGCGCGTGTGACACCGTCGCCGCCAGGAAGTCCCGCGGTGCCCTTTTCCAGTCAGTGTCACAACAGAGACAGCCAGGTTCTCGTATAGGTCACACCGTCACTTAGTGCTGTCACTTCTACAAGTCCATATGTCTCCTTTAGCTCATCTGACTTCTGTAAGATTTTTAATGTTGGGTAGTtcgttctttttatttctgaacagCTTTCCACTGTGCGGATATGCCACACTGTGTTTATTGGTTTTTCTCATGATGAACATTTGGTGTATTTCCAggttttatatattatgaataaagctggcATGTTTCTGTTTCTCCTGGGGAAatacctagaagaaaacatgctGGGTAATAggtaagtttatgtttaactttctaagaagCTGACAAACCTTGTAGAATGATTAGTTGTGAGTGATTTGTGTTTGAGACTATGTGTGACTCTGGGGTAAGTGGTTTCTGAGTTTGAGTTGGTCGTCTTCTTTGAAATGATGAGATGGGCTCGGTGGAGTTATCAATGTCATGTAGGGTCTGTGGCATTGTGGTTTTGTGAAGTAGATGAGATCTATAGGAGACTGAATGTGTCTGCACCAACTCtttatcatttttgtgtgttcattttatgGTGACTGAAAGTGGATCACTACGTAGGTAATATTAATGAATGAGTGAGAAACTATGCAACTGGTTAGGTATGTGTCATTTTGATTCTGCTTGAAGAATTATAACTGTTTCTAGTCAAGTAAAATAGCAATATAAGAGCCACAGGAAGTGAAAACAGGGTATCAGAGATATCTGCACTTtcatgttcactacagcattatgagcaatagccaagacatggaaacaacccgtGTCCACtgaccaatgaatggataaagaaaacatggtgtatatgtatacagtggaatattattcagccttaaaaaagaaggaagtcttggggctggccccatggccgagtggttaagttcacgcgctctgctgcagcggcccagggtttcaccagttcggatcctgggcgtggacatggcaccgctcgtcaagccacgctgaggcggcatcccacatgccacaactagaaggacccacaactaaaaatatacaactacgtaccagggggctttggggagaaaaaggaaaaataaaatcttgaaaaaaaaaaaaagaaaaaaaagaagtcttgccatttgtgacaacatggatggaccatgagggcattatgctaagtgaaagaagtcagagaaagacaaatactatatgttctcacttatatgttgaatctaaaaaaactgaactcattgaAATAGACAGTAGAATGGTAGTTGGGGTCgggggagaaatggagagatgttggtcaaagggtacaaacttccagctaaaagaggaataagttctgggatgtacaacatagtgataATAATTAACAATACCGtttattatatacttgaaagttgttaagagagtagattttaaatgtcattatcaCAAAAAAAGGTAAGTCTATGAGAGAATGGAGGTGTTGgttaaccttattgtggtaatcatttcacaatatatagatgtatcaaatcatcacattgtataccttaaacttacatatgtcattttgaaaaaaagaattggaatgCAGGAGATAAAATTGTAATTTCTAGATGACAATATTGCATACTTGGAACACCACAGGAACTAATTCTACTATGTTGAAATGACTAGGACTCAATAGGTAGCACAcaagaaaatactttctttttaccTCTATGTACTACTTTTAACAGATTTGAGtgaggtggggttttttttccccctgttccTGGATGAAATCATGGGTGATTTAATAACTCTTTCACATACTCTATGCcaagaaaaagaatctgaaatACTTCTAATCACAAGGTCAGTTTCATGGTaattaaaatagtcattttctagtaaaaatatttactgtcggGCTGGCTCCgaggccgagtagttaagttcgtgcactccgctgcaggcggcccagtgtttcattggtttgaatcctgggcgcggacatggcactgctcatcaaaccacgctgaggcagcatcccacatgccacaactagaaggacccacaactaagaatatacaactatgtactggggggctttggggagaaaagggaaaaaaaaaaaatttactgtcaAAGTAGTATTTCAAActtcatttaaaggaaaaatttcttcCATCTGATTGTAGCCTGCAGTGTAGAAAAGTACAtaatcaatttctttatttccctgACCATATTACTGAGTAGTTAATATTTAGCATAATgattattcattaatatttaatagCAAATGTTCACTACTTAACTAGGCAGATGTAACCAAGTTATTATGGAAACTCTGAGGTAAGTGGGGTTTCACATGGCTTCTTTTGCCTCCCTTGTCTCCCCCTTCTTcacttttccaaaaaagaagCCACAAGAGCAAAGGTTCTCTCTTGCAAATCCTAAAGGCACGGCTCAGATGAGATGAtgtttcttctctcctgtctgaAATAGTCTTTTTCCCCCTAGCATATATGAAACTTTCTGGAGATATGATTCCCTTTCATGAAACTGGTCcacatttccttttattctttctagaTAAACCTGTGCCTTTTCCAAGTTCTTCTAATTTTAACTTATTAATTGgatatttcacttaacatttccTTTCTCATGCCCACAAACAGAAATACATTCTctaaataagaatatattctCTGGATGAACCTCTCTCCTCTAGGCAGTGGTTTGATGTCTAAGTAGTGAGTGCTTAGAAGAGCACATAGAACGAAAAGATTTCATTATGTCCATAGACCTTGGCTTTCTAGTGAGTAAAGACAGCAGTAAAATCAGTAGATTACAATATTAGTATATGGCAAGAAGGGAGGTCCCATGTCACACTGtgtcctctcttcccctccaacTCACCCTTCTGGATCATGTTTCTTCATCTCTCCCTTGTAATCATATCCCAGGATTGCCTTGTCCCATTTATATGCATCTACTCTGTGACAGGCAGCAAAGGCATGGAAGTAATCTATGGTTGAAAGAACAGATAGGAAAACCTACTCTCTATACATAAAAAAGCACTAGAGAAGAGAGAGGACAAGAGGAGCAGGTCCATGGTGACAGGAGCCTAGGAATGGAGCAGGCCTTGGACCtcagtaaaagaagaaatggtgTCCTAAGCCTTCCTTTAGACATAAGTTCGATACTACCCATTCTTGTTCTCTTCTCCACTCCTCCCTTATGTTTTTTACAAGAGGAGGAAatcattccaattttttttccctcctccaggTACAGGGCAAGAAGAAATTgcagaagaaattttttaagaagAGAGACATAAAAAATGGATGCCTGTCCCTGCTCCCCCTACAAACACATAAAATGCCATCTAAACTATaacaaaatgtcttaaaaatggtcaagtttgagagaaaagaaaaaaggaaaattctgcaTCCAGAAACAAAGAGCTGAATCAAAACAGTGCATGTAAAGCCGACACCTCAGAAACCCCAAAGAGATTTTAATCCCACATGTTATGCTTAAGAGTCCTGACTGAGGTCTGGGGTTCTACTTTCTACACAGGAACAGGGGGCAGAGAGCTGAAACTAAGATGCTGCTTAgttctataaaatatttctagaaaaatgctACTCACTGGCCCAAAGAGATGAGGGAACTTGCAGTCTCTGGGTTTTTTTAGGGGTGTTGTGAGAGTGAGGAGCTCACCCATGAGACTTGGAAACTCTAGGACTTTACCTGGAAATGTGGGatataaatattcaattttatacAACATGGGTGATACAGAAATTCTAAGCtaagaaattaacttaaaaactggcccagaaaaatatatacataagtatAAGAAAGTTGGCATTGCTATAGTAATATCAGACAGTAGACCTCAAGTCAATGTGTATTACAAAAGATAGAGATGTAACAATCAAAAAAGTGATTCATTAGGaatgtgtatgcatatatctGTTCATCAGGAATATGTATGCTGCTATGAACTCATTATGAGAGCATTAAAtttcatgaagcaaaaactgtgagaacaaaagagagaaatagacaatccacaattatagttggaaatCCATAATCAtatctcagtaattgatagaacttATAGGCAGAATATGCAGTAGTATACAGAAGATGTTAACAACACAGTCAGTCAACATGACCTAATTGATGTTTACAGAAGACTACATGCCACAACTGAGAAATTACATTTGTTTCCTCTACATggacattctccaagatagacaCTGTTTgagacaataaaataaatctcaataaatctcaaaagactgaaatattaTAGAACATGTTCTCAACAAGAGACATAAGTTAGAAATCAGTAGCAATAAGACATCTACAAAATCCGTCAATACATGCAAATTAAATAACACACCtttaaataacccatgggtcaaagaacaGATCATAAGGGAagctagaaaatattttgaactaaattaaaatgacaatacaacattaacaaaatttgATAGATGCAGCTAAAACAGTCTCTAGAGGGATGTTAAAGACTTATATTAAAAGACAGGAAATTCatagcgttatttacaatagccaaaatgtggaagcagcccaaatgtccatgaatgaatgaatggataagcaaaatgtggtatacacatacaatgaaatattattcagctgtaaaaaagaagaaaattctgacacatgctacaacatggagaaccttgaggacatgatgctaagtgaaataagccagtcacaaaaggacaaacactgtattattccacttatatgaagtatctagagTTGTCAGGCTCATAGAAAGTAGGATgttggttgccaggagctggagagggggaaatggagattTATTGTTTACTGcatacagtttcagttttgcaggatgaaaaCGTTCTGGGGATTGGTTGTACagcaatgtaaatatacttaacagtACTGgactatacactttaaaatggttaagatagtaagttttatgttatgtggattttatcacaatttttttaaatgaagaaaggcttaaactagaaaaagagaaacaaaataagtagaagaaaagaactaaaaatggacagaaatcaatgaagtagaaagcagacaatagagaaaatgaacaaaaccaagaGTTTATTCgggaagacttttaaaatttatagaccACTATTAAGTATagttaataaaagagaaaacacaaattaccaatgtcaggaatgaaaatggaaatatcctATAGATAGTAaaaaataagggaatattatgaacaacttaaTGCCAATaagacaacttagatgaaatgaactaATTGGCTTGAAAAGCACAGCTtcccaaaactgactcaagaagaaacagaaaaaaggaatctttctatttattaaagaaatttaatttttaatttaaaaaaattcctacataggggccggccccatggccgagtgggtaagtttgtgtgttctgcttcggcggcccagggttttgccagtttgaatcctgggcgcagacatggcaccgctcatcaagccatgctgaggcggcatcccacatgccacaactagaaggacccacaactaaaaatacacaactatgtacccaggggctttgggagaaaaaggaaaaattaaaaaaaaaaaatctttaaaaaaattcctacatAGAGAACCTGGTTGAGTTCTACTGAAACCCTCACAACAAATCAGCAGGAAGTAAATGCACCAATGCTGTTCTAGGCATTCTTCCAACTCAGGGCGCATaacatttggtttaaaaaaaaaaaaaaaactcttcccCACTGAAAtgagctcaaaaacaaaaactacaagtcAACAAGGAAAAGAGTCATCAGGGGAGAGTCAGCaggtaaagaaagaaagtcaCAGTGGGCGAGGGGTGGGGaattgggtgaaggtggtcaaaaggcacaGACAAGTACTGGGAATAActgaggtgacagatgttaactaaacaatgtggtaatcatttcacaatgtgtatgtgtCAGGTCATTATGCTGTGCACCTTAAGCTTATACAgagttgtatgtcaattatatcagtaaaactgggtgggggaagggggagttTGCATCCACCATAACTGCATATAATATGACAacatgaaagaatataaaataaatgtttaaaatggaaaagtcaTAACAAAAGCacaatatgtaaaaaagaatctgcagatattaaaaagaacaaagagaatttccagaaataaaaaatctaatgATAGTAAAGAATAGAGAACTTAAACAATTACTACAACTGAAGGGTAACTGATTGGACTTAATGAGAGATCACCTAGAACACAACACAGAGATAAAATGGAATGTAAAAGAGAAACGAAGAGATacgaaaaaaaaatgaaaagatccAATACACATCTAGGAAATGTTGTAAGAAAGGTcatcaaaggataaaaataaaggagggcaggcatcagaaaaggaaatggtTTAGAACTTTTCATAATTGAAGAAAGTCGCGATTTCAAGATGAATCAAAATAAGTCTCAAGTAGGATAATGAAAGTAGATCTAACACCTAGACACATCATGATGATACTGCAAACTTACAAAGaaatcttttgaaagaaaaaaaatacatgttattttaaaGGAATGATGATTGGGCACACAACATCTTAGCAGACAATGGAATAACACCTTCAAagtgataaaggaaaaatagcaaTCAAGAATggggcaaaataaagacattttaagacaaagactgaggattCTTTCATAGAGTCACAGGAGAATTTCTAAAGGATGTACATTAGCAAGAAGTAAGTTAAACCTAGAAAGATATGAGAAATCAGTAAATATGTTAGGAAGTCTCAGTAAGCATATACTAAGTAACAAtgattaattttaattgtattcaAAACAAATTAGATTAAAAGCACCAGATAACGATACAAAGAATGTACTTAAAGCCTTCtaaggactttttttttgagatacCAATTAATTACAAGTcaaaaatgcaagttaaaaaattaaagataacctctaaaagcaagaaaatattttttaatccagtagaggggaaaggagaataaagaaaacttgATTGATCCCGTAGAAATCAATAAAGTGTAACAGAAGAAGCAAGtacaagttttatttaaaaagaaagtgggataatgttataatccaatgttactgcaataaaaaaaaaaaaagaaaagaaagtggggagaTGGGCTATGAGCTAAAGGGAGGCCTAGTGACAGCTCTTGGGAGATGCAGACTGAGCAGAAGAGCGTGTCAGTGAGGTTGGTGAGGCTGAAGTGCAGTCCTAGCCTCTCTGAGGACAGTGGGGAGAAATACAACATAGCCAAATGCTGACTGCAGACAAGAGGAAAGACAATTGGTTAAATATTCAGGCCTACCACTTTCTGCTCCCTGGCTTCCCATTACTCCCAGTCCAGAGATTTATAGGAGCTAAAGGATGGGTGTGATGTTTTTGTATAATCTGATGTAGAAATGGGCTGCCTCCTGACTGGGAGATATTCATAGATCCAAGCTCATAGAGGTGCAGGACTGATGAGTGTTCATGAGCTCCGGGGTCAAACAGATCTAGATTCAGTCGCCATCTGCACCATTTTTAGTTGTGCATATCCTGTAATATTACTGAGCCTCATACTCTTCAGATACAAAATGAAGACAGACATGCCTGCTCTACCTATCAGTAAATAAGGGAATAAGTTCTCTTCACTTGAtctgttgtgagaatgaaatgagatgaaaCATATAAAGTGTCTGCAGTGTAGTCAGTAAATTAGTGTTTTTCTCCCTGTTTatctcaaaactaaaaataatagcTGGAAAATTGCTTTGCATAGCATAAGGCACTATGCACACAAAAGAGATTACTATGAATTCTTGCTGACTGATTACTTTCAATCACATTGACATGTCCCCTTTCCTTTATTCTTCAGCAGTGGCAACATGGGTGGTAGGATTTTGGTGGGACAGGAGGTAATGAGAGCCTGGATCCTGACTGGATCCATCACCGGATGTGATGGTTAAAGATACCTAACACCACCACACAGCTCAGTTCCCAACTGGCTCAGTAACTATGGATCTCTGAGCAACATCTTAGACATTAAATATCAAATTTTCCTGTCCCTTACCTTCTAAGTCCTCTGTAAACCTAATTAGTAATTTACTTCACAATTTGCTGCCCTGGTAATAACTTTTAAACTGtcatctgtgttttaataaaagcCATAAATATTTAGAGAGTTTTTATCTTAAGGGAATTCTGTTTATTCCTTTTGAGCATAAAGGTATACTAAAATCCCATGACCTTccttaaccatcagggaaatgcaaagcaaaacaatgagatactacttcacacccactaggttGGCTATAATCAAGAATAAAGATAAGTATttgcaaagatgtggagaaattaaaactctcatacactgctggtgggaatgtaaaatggtgcagttacTATGCAaaaacaatctggcagttcctcaaatggttaaacatagaTCTAATTCCACCCCaggtaaataccaaagagaattgaaaatatatatccacataaaacatgcacataaatgttcatagcagcattattcataacagccaaaaaatggaaacaacccaatgtccatcaacggatgaacagataaacaaaaggcactccacac of the Equus quagga isolate Etosha38 chromosome 13, UCLA_HA_Equagga_1.0, whole genome shotgun sequence genome contains:
- the LOC124250394 gene encoding translation initiation factor IF-2-like, producing the protein MVWERGEGVGGTRTQHPSPGSSCKPGPRGAAKGSGSPAVAAEEGNGRSRAREDRVRAGNPPGRAEAGEPGRGGPRRRPELGPRARAGAAAGGGSVRSGLCVRDPGFAVVDQVLYIMNKAGMFLFLLGKYLEENMLGNSIMSNSQDMETTRVH